The Deltaproteobacteria bacterium DNA window CATCGCTGTCTTAGGGCAAACGCCTTCAGTGTGGATGGCTCAGTTCAATACTGTAGCAGTCACCGAGTGGTTGGCTTTTTTCTATTGGAGCTACTTTTTCATTTTGGGTCTTATGACTATCCCGTGGCTGTTTTTAGCCCACGGCAGAATGCTGGTTGAGCTGATGCTGGGAGCAACCATTGTTTGTTCATTGGGTCACAGCGGTTACACGTTCGTTCCGGGCGTCGGCCCTTATGCAGCCATCGAGTTTGCTGAGCCGCTGCATGGCGGAGTCTTTTTAGAAATGGTGATGGGTACTGTGGCTTCCGTGGGTGCAGTTTTGGATATCTTTCCATCGCTTCATACAGCTTACCCTACATTCTTCGCACTCTGGGCTTTTTCAAATCGCAAGCACCGAGTGGTGAAATGGATCTGGCCTGTTCTGGCATTTTTTGCCATCAATATTATCGTTTCGACTATGTTCCTTCGCTGGCACTGGGCCATTGATGTGGTGGCTGGATTGATGCTCTCAACATTTGCTTGGCAGTTTGGAAGATTTGCCGCGAAGTTTGAGATGTCGAAAGGTGTTGGGGACGACACCCGGCAGCCGGTTTGGGAGCGATTGGGCCTTGGTGAATGGGCCACGCGTAAATAAAAAACCTGTATTTTCCGATTTCCTCGACGAATTCCTCAAAACCAATGATTTCAAGTAGCCTCCAAGTGATGCTATGAAATCAGTTCATATTCACGAGGATTGAAATCACGATGTCTAGCAGTAGCCTTATGAATGCAAGCAGAAGCTCCGAGACCGAAGCCTTTTACACCGATTTACGTGAAAGCCTTGGTCAATACCGAGTTTTGGCGGGAAGCAATCCACTTAGTAATCCAATCTCATTATTGGGGCTGGAGATATCTAAAAAGCTTACGACTGAGCAGACTTCCCTATCTGAGTTGAGCGCGGTTATTCAAAGTTCTTCCAGCGCAGCATTTCTGCGAAGGGCCACGAGACTTGGCGACTACCTTGGGGAGATGAGTATCCACCGCAATACAGCGCGGCTCGAGGAACTCTTCGGCGGCATTGCCAAAAAGTGCGAGAACTTTGAGGCATTTGAGAAAACGCTCAACCGCGAGTGGCTCGGCGTTGTCATGACCGCCCACCCAACTTTCGGACTTTCAGATAAGTTGTATGAAGCATTGGCAGGACTTGCGCTGGATAACGCCGAAGGCGGGTCTGAGCTTGATGAGGAAGACCGAAGCGCCCTCCAGGATTTGGTTGCCAGTGAAGTTCATGCACCAGACGATCCTGTGAATCTAAGCAAGGAGCATACGCTTTCTCTTGAAGCCATTGGCAATTTACATTGGGCGCTTCGCCGCGTTTATGGAGTTGCGCTGGATGTGGCGAAGGAGCATTACCCACAAGAGTGGAACGGCCTTTCGCCGCGTTTGATGACCGTAGCAAGCTGGGTTGGTTATGACCTGGATGGCCGAAGCGACATCCTCTGGCATGACACATTTCGCGCACGTATGAAGGTCGAGCTTGAACAGCTTAGAGTTTACCTGAGTGAACTCGCGTCGATTCGAAATATGTTCTCGACAGTTCTTGAAAACAGTCCTGCGGCCACGACAGCCCTTAAACAAATCGAAGAAAAATTAAGAGCGACGGAATACGCGGTCGCTTCGGATATCGATGTTCTATCTCGTGATTGTAATGAGAATGAAGCAGTAGAGCACCTGGGCAAGCAATTGGCCCGCAGTCTTGATGTTCGGCTGACCGATACGTCTTTGTGTGTGGGGCTTCTTAGTGAAGCGATTGATAGTGCCACTGAAGATGACATGGTTCGGGCCTTGTGCATCTTACGCGCAGAGATGGCAAACCATGGTTTGGGTATGGCCCACACCCACGTGCGCCTTAACTCTTCGCAGTTGCACAATGCTATTCGCGGTGTTTTGAAAATGGAAGGCTCGCCGGATGAGCCAGGTAACCGAAGACGCTATCTTAACGAGTTAAGTGCACTCTTTGATGATTTAGAGCCCGTATCGATTAATGTGGGCTCCATTATGGCTGAGAGAACCAGTGGTAAACGATTGTTTATGATCGTTGCTCAAATGATGCGTTACATCGACTCAACCCATCCTATTCGTTTTCTCATTGCAGAATGCGACACCGCATTTACAATCTTAACGGCATTGTACTTTGCTCGCCTCTTTGGTGTTGCGGAGCACGTTGATATCTCTCCTCTGTTTGAAACTGAAACCGCGCTCGAACGCGCAGACTCGGTGATAGAGAAGCTCTTAGATATTCCTCATTATAGAAAATACGTTGAGGAGCGCGGTCGCATCGCAATTCAGACTGGCTTCTCCGATGCAGGTCGTCACCTGGGCCAGCCGGCTGCCAGTATGGCCATCGAGCGATTGCGAATGAAGATGGCAAGAATGCTTTCACGCCACGGTTTAGACGGTATCGAACTTTTAATTTTCGATACTCACGGTGAGTCGATCGGGCGAGGTTCACACCCAGTTAGTTTTTCAGACCGTTTAAATTATACTTCGCCGCAAAAGAGCAGAAAACTCATTGAAGAAGCGGGTCTCCTCTTTAAGCAGGAGCTTAGTTTCCAGGGCGGAGATGGGTACCTCTTTTTCAAGAACGAGTCCTTGGCCTTTGCAACGCTGGCGCGGCTTCTTGAGAACACGCTGGACCCAGAAGAGTCGGATGCAAGTGACGCGTTTTACGATGACACAGACCATTCACTAGATTTCTTTATTACTGCAAAAGAGTTCAATGAAAACGTCATGGACAATCCCAGTTATGGGACCTTACTTGATGCTTTTGGAACCAACCTTTTGTATAAAACCGGGTCCAGAGTTTCGCGTCGACAGCATGATGGCGGTGTGAATCGCAGCAATCACCCATCGCAAATTAGAGCTATTCCGCACAATGCGACGCTGCAGCAGTTGGGATTTCTTGCCAACTCCATCGGTGGTTTGGGCGCAGCGATTTCCAACGATTTGGAACAATTTGTTTCGATGTATGAAAACTCCAGCCGTTGCCGCCGCTTTATGAGCTTGGTGAGTTACGCCCGAAGTTTAACGAACCCAGATGTTTTGGCGGCTTATATTAGCCTCTTTGATCCAGACCATTGGCTGGCACTGGCAGAGACCGAATCTGATCCAACCCGTAAGCGCAGGATGAGACGAGTTGTGAGCCTCTTAGGTGGCGGTGAAACCTATGAAGGTCTTCGGCGCATTTTTAGAATTTTCCGAGAAGATTTAATGGATCTCGATGCTGGCTTCGAAGCCATTGGCGGCCGACCGGTTGGGATCACTGAAACAGCTCGCGATGAACTGGATTTACTGCATGGTCTTCGCGTTGGCTTGATTCAAGAGTTCTTTCTCATGATTGTTCAGGTCCCCCGGTTTAGTTCACAGTCGTCAATGACCATCGGTGAAGTCATGCAAGAGCTTTTACGGCTTAGTGTATTACCGTCGATGAAAGTCTTAGGCGATGCCTTTCCTACAGATGGTCAACCGATTGAAAGCGGAGCCTATGGAGAGCAAGCCAGTTACGTGAGTGACGAGGCACAAGGGTACAAAGAAGTTCATCAAGAAATCTTCGAACCGATGACTGAAATGTATGATTTGATGCGCCGGGTGACCACTGCGGTCACCCATGTTGTTGGCGCGTTTGGCTAAGCCCGAAAGGGCTTAGTTGGAATCTTCAAGCGACTTACTGCTCACATAAAGATAAGCAAGAACCTTCGGCGCCGCCGGCGCCAAACAAGATGCACTGCTGAGTTGTATCGGTACATGCAGGTTCTGTTTGTGAGCAGCTGTCAGCCTCTACTGGTGCCGCACCGGCTTCATCACCACATGCATAGAGAGTATTACCGTTTTGATCGGTCAGAGGAATTGTGCAGAAGAGGCCTTCTGGGCAGTTACCTTGCGCAGCTTGTGGGCAGTCGCAATTTGCGAACTGCTCAGGCTCTGCATTACACTGAGCTCGGTTGATGTCATCACAGCTTTGAGTAACGTAGTTGGCTGCAGAAGCTTGGTCCATTTCGCCGCGTGCTACGCAGTTTTGAACACAACCGGCAGCATCAAGTTCACCGAGTGCTGGGTCGCATACAAGTTGGCCAAGGCATGAGAGAAGGTATTCGCATACCTGAGTACATTCAGCCGTGATATCGCCGGTTGAAGTGTCTCCGCCCGATGTGTCTCCACCTGAAGTATCGCCACCTGATGTATCGGTGTTGTCTGTGCCTGTTGTATCGCCGCCGTCAGTGGATCCAGTGTTATCTTCTGCTCCTGTTTGGTCCTTTGGAGTGTCTTCGCCGCCGCAGCCAAAGACTGCCAAGCTAAGGCCAAGAACAAAAATCATAGTGATCTGTGATAGTGCTTTCATAGTAGGTTCCCCGTTTAAAATAAATTAGTCCAACTTGAGAGTACTGCTTAACTCTCTTGTCATGTTTTTGTGGTGCGCTTCATTGGTACCGCCGCCGATTTCAAGCAGCTTGGCGTCTCTCCAGAGGCGTTCAACGGTATATTCACCGACGTAGCCATATCCGCCCAAAACTTGAATGGCTCTGTCCGCGACGTTTTTAGCCATCGTTGCGGCGTAGAGTTTAACGCCATCAGAGTCGAGTCGGTTACCAGACGAATCAAGCTTCAGGTTGGCTGCCGTGCTGTAAACGTAGGCTTTGCCAGCCATGTACTCCGCATAGGATTCTGCAATGTGTCGCTGAATCTGACCAAAGTGTCGCAGCGGCTTACCAAATGCATGTCTCTCATTGGCGTAACGATTCATGATCTCAATGCTTCGTCTTGCAATCCCAAGGCTCATGGCTGCGAGCGTGAGTCGCTCGAGCTCAAGGTTACGCATCATGTGCTTCACAGCTTCACCTTCGCTGCCTACAAGATTTTCTGCAGGAATACGGCAGTCCTCGAATACGAGCTCTGCAGTGGTCGAAGCACGCATGCCTAATTTGTCATGGATCTTTTGTCCGAGGCTAAAACCGGGTGTGCCTTTTTCAACGAGGAAAAGTGAAGCGCTTTTACTCGACTCACCGGTTTTGGCGTATACGAGAAAAATGTCACCGAGTTCGGTATTGCTGATGGCACCGTTGGTGATCCACATTTTGGCACCATTGATTACGTAGCTATCGCCATCTTTTTTAGCAGAAGTTTGCATTCCGAGAACATCGGTCCCGACCGCTGGTTCGCTCATGCACATGCCGCCGATAAGTTCTCCCGTGGATGCTCCAGGTAAATACTTCTGACACTGCGCCTTGTTGCCGTTGTGTGCGAGGTTGTTGGCAAACAACATAGAGTGAGCAAGGTAAGCCAGGGTAAAACCAGGATCTACCGCTGAGAGTTCCTCGTGCACAATCACAGCCGCGGCTGCATCCATGCCTGATCCACCAAACTCTTCTTGAACGGTGATGCCCAAAAGCCCGAGGCTTCCGAGTTGGCGAAAGAGCGCAATGTTAAAAGTTTCAGTGCGGTCGTTTTCTGCGGCCTGTGGCTCCACTTCGCGCTCGGCAAATTGACGAACCATTTCACGAAGGGCCTTATGCTCAGGCGTTGGGTTATAGATGTTTTCCATGACATACCTCTACTAACGAATTGGGTTGGGCCCTTTACTGGAAAGGCTTCCGACGGGAACTGCCTATATATAGGTCGTACAAATGGAGCAAGGGTAGGGTGCCCAATGGAATGATTGAGGTTATGACGCGCTGCGAAAAGACTCAAGGGGGTAGGAGCCCGCTTGGGTGATCAGGGTTGCTCTTTACGCCACTTTCGTAGGGTTTGCTCTGTGGTGTTCATCATGGAGGCTGCGATTTTCGTCTTGTTACCCAGCCGATCTAACACTTCTGCTAAAAGTGACCCCTTCCAACCTTCGAGTAAGTTGTCGGCGGTTTGCTCATTGGCTTCAACAAGTTTCTGAAGAACTTGGCTGCGAGATGCCCAGATTTCCCGCCGGCCAACATCTTTACTCCCGTGGTTAATTTCCCCGAGCCGCCGACGGTATGTGGACTCAGGAACACCGAGGAGTTTGGCCGCCCTTCGGGTGACGCTGCCGGGTTCACGTTTCGATATGTCTGATGAAATGGTCTGGGCGGCTTCTACAAATGAAAGCGTGAGCCAGAGAGCAACCGGAGGAGGCATGGAAGGAAGCGAGTCAATGCAAGCGGTGACATCTCGGCTGAGCCAGTGTCGCAGCTGCATCGCAGGAGCGATGCCTGAATCGCTCTCTACTGTCTGCGGCGGTTGAGGTGATTGCTCAGCGGTTGCGGCTTGGGTGATCTGCCGGTTTTCAACCGGTATTGCAGGACTGAGTGGAATGTCGAGTTCTTGAAGCTGCAGTTCGTTTTCAGTACACAAAATCACAGCCCGCATTACTTTGTTTTGTAGTTCACGGATATTGCCCGGCCAGTTGTAGGAAAGCATGGCAAGCTCTGCTTCATCGCTTAGCCCATCGATGCGCTTTTGGTATTGAAGGCTGAACTGCTCAATGTAGTAGCGCGTGAGCAATGCGATTTCTTCTCTGCGATCTCGTAGTGGCGGAATCGCAAATGTTACGACGTTGAGCCGGTAATACAGATCTTGGCGAAATTTACCGCTGGAAACTTCGCGCTCTAAGTCGCGGTTGGTGGCAGCGATGATTCTTACATCTACTTGTTGATAGCGGGTGGCACCGACAGGCGAGATGCGGTGGTCTTGAACAAAAGTCAGGAGTCTACCTTGGACCTCAAGTGGCAATTCGCCGATCTCATCGATGAAAACTGTGCCGCCATTGGCTTCAGCAATACGCCCCATACTAGAGCTTTCAGCGCCCGTATAAGCACCTCGAACGTGGCCGAAGAGTTCATTCTCAATCAAGTTTGGCGAGATGCTACTGCAGTCAACGGTTACAAAGGGACGGTCGTGGCGGTTGCTTAAGTTGTGAATGGTTTGGGCCAAGATGCCTTTACCGGTTCCACTTTCACCGGTGATAAGAATAGTCGCTTCGGTGGTGGCTACCCGCCGAGCGGAGGAGAGTAGCTCCTCCATGGCTGGGCTGTTGTATACGAGTTTTACTTTGCCAAAAGCTTTTCGAAGTGTATCAAATTCGTCGCGCAATTTTTTGCGCCGCTCTTCTTGGTTACGCTGTTCTTGTTTTGCCAGCAGTGCTCTATCAAGAGCCATCGCCAGCTGAGTTGAGAGGCCCTGTAAAAATAAGACATCTGTTACATCAAGCCAATGACCCTCGCCGGTATGGGACATGTAGATACAGCCGTGGCATTTATCGTCTGCGAGCATGGGAATCGCGATGGCTCTGAACTCAAGGTTGGTTTGAGTATCGTCGATACCTTCTACGCCGCAGCCTAAGATCGCTTGAGCCTCGACTGCTCTGTCTACCAATTTAGCTTCTCCAGGAAGGACTTCGTTGGCATTATCGTAATGGCCTTTGGCTATCATTTCAGGGCTGACCATACGTTGTATCAGTTTGAGACTTTCGTCTTCCTCTTTACGAAAAATGTAGAGGCTGTGGGCTCGAAAAGTGTGTCGAAGGCTGTCGGCTGAATTACCAATGATACTTTCAGGCTCTTGATTGGCGGCGATTGTACGAACGGTATCCCACATCAAAGACATGCGTCTGTAGTCCCGGGTCATATCACCTGTGAGAACGCTGGTGAGTGGATCGATGGCCTTGGTGCTAACAAGCTGCCCGGGATGCCAAAGTTCAACTTGGTTCATGGAGAGCC harbors:
- a CDS encoding sigma 54-interacting transcriptional regulator, whose amino-acid sequence is MDHSHDVLRFFLHGVQDSTAATHATLFVPSPSSSRSHTLLVHAGEGQPLPELHSLDTAYSYLDRLDTGDFDQLDIAPGLQGWLGSAHMPVRSHEKFGLIFPLLLGQSPLGLPELDPNTIPPATKWQRRSSDHRQVNLTQIKPPAWFGLTFDSQEKLDQFIEGSQQPTSKELTLHWLFSLGGAMGRHISRVRSVLHDSLTGLPGLSELHQMTAELIREANIGGPPLSLLMLNPTDYGRINDALGQEVADDLLNKMAHVLRGNLRSTDFMARFGGAVFAVLLPDTGESNALIVASRLVEQTEARVNELVEVNLQLHCGMSVYNAKNPRQPELMIQQAAQALGKARLSMNQVELWHPGQLVSTKAIDPLTSVLTGDMTRDYRRMSLMWDTVRTIAANQEPESIIGNSADSLRHTFRAHSLYIFRKEEDESLKLIQRMVSPEMIAKGHYDNANEVLPGEAKLVDRAVEAQAILGCGVEGIDDTQTNLEFRAIAIPMLADDKCHGCIYMSHTGEGHWLDVTDVLFLQGLSTQLAMALDRALLAKQEQRNQEERRKKLRDEFDTLRKAFGKVKLVYNSPAMEELLSSARRVATTEATILITGESGTGKGILAQTIHNLSNRHDRPFVTVDCSSISPNLIENELFGHVRGAYTGAESSSMGRIAEANGGTVFIDEIGELPLEVQGRLLTFVQDHRISPVGATRYQQVDVRIIAATNRDLEREVSSGKFRQDLYYRLNVVTFAIPPLRDRREEIALLTRYYIEQFSLQYQKRIDGLSDEAELAMLSYNWPGNIRELQNKVMRAVILCTENELQLQELDIPLSPAIPVENRQITQAATAEQSPQPPQTVESDSGIAPAMQLRHWLSRDVTACIDSLPSMPPPVALWLTLSFVEAAQTISSDISKREPGSVTRRAAKLLGVPESTYRRRLGEINHGSKDVGRREIWASRSQVLQKLVEANEQTADNLLEGWKGSLLAEVLDRLGNKTKIAASMMNTTEQTLRKWRKEQP
- a CDS encoding phosphatase PAP2 family protein is translated as MSTNLTSNTSAFSETETLALGRSLVRNLAIQDWIALVFHSYLWVRILIAPESAQAEEGRLWQGVLLLFTFITIFSVRSRLLPQGSIRALIYRVGMFLSIAGSYFVLKWVLPGLAPVLLDIELMEIDIAVLGQTPSVWMAQFNTVAVTEWLAFFYWSYFFILGLMTIPWLFLAHGRMLVELMLGATIVCSLGHSGYTFVPGVGPYAAIEFAEPLHGGVFLEMVMGTVASVGAVLDIFPSLHTAYPTFFALWAFSNRKHRVVKWIWPVLAFFAINIIVSTMFLRWHWAIDVVAGLMLSTFAWQFGRFAAKFEMSKGVGDDTRQPVWERLGLGEWATRK
- a CDS encoding phosphoenolpyruvate carboxylase, with translation MSSSSLMNASRSSETEAFYTDLRESLGQYRVLAGSNPLSNPISLLGLEISKKLTTEQTSLSELSAVIQSSSSAAFLRRATRLGDYLGEMSIHRNTARLEELFGGIAKKCENFEAFEKTLNREWLGVVMTAHPTFGLSDKLYEALAGLALDNAEGGSELDEEDRSALQDLVASEVHAPDDPVNLSKEHTLSLEAIGNLHWALRRVYGVALDVAKEHYPQEWNGLSPRLMTVASWVGYDLDGRSDILWHDTFRARMKVELEQLRVYLSELASIRNMFSTVLENSPAATTALKQIEEKLRATEYAVASDIDVLSRDCNENEAVEHLGKQLARSLDVRLTDTSLCVGLLSEAIDSATEDDMVRALCILRAEMANHGLGMAHTHVRLNSSQLHNAIRGVLKMEGSPDEPGNRRRYLNELSALFDDLEPVSINVGSIMAERTSGKRLFMIVAQMMRYIDSTHPIRFLIAECDTAFTILTALYFARLFGVAEHVDISPLFETETALERADSVIEKLLDIPHYRKYVEERGRIAIQTGFSDAGRHLGQPAASMAIERLRMKMARMLSRHGLDGIELLIFDTHGESIGRGSHPVSFSDRLNYTSPQKSRKLIEEAGLLFKQELSFQGGDGYLFFKNESLAFATLARLLENTLDPEESDASDAFYDDTDHSLDFFITAKEFNENVMDNPSYGTLLDAFGTNLLYKTGSRVSRRQHDGGVNRSNHPSQIRAIPHNATLQQLGFLANSIGGLGAAISNDLEQFVSMYENSSRCRRFMSLVSYARSLTNPDVLAAYISLFDPDHWLALAETESDPTRKRRMRRVVSLLGGGETYEGLRRIFRIFREDLMDLDAGFEAIGGRPVGITETARDELDLLHGLRVGLIQEFFLMIVQVPRFSSQSSMTIGEVMQELLRLSVLPSMKVLGDAFPTDGQPIESGAYGEQASYVSDEAQGYKEVHQEIFEPMTEMYDLMRRVTTAVTHVVGAFG
- a CDS encoding isovaleryl-CoA dehydrogenase, which produces MENIYNPTPEHKALREMVRQFAEREVEPQAAENDRTETFNIALFRQLGSLGLLGITVQEEFGGSGMDAAAAVIVHEELSAVDPGFTLAYLAHSMLFANNLAHNGNKAQCQKYLPGASTGELIGGMCMSEPAVGTDVLGMQTSAKKDGDSYVINGAKMWITNGAISNTELGDIFLVYAKTGESSKSASLFLVEKGTPGFSLGQKIHDKLGMRASTTAELVFEDCRIPAENLVGSEGEAVKHMMRNLELERLTLAAMSLGIARRSIEIMNRYANERHAFGKPLRHFGQIQRHIAESYAEYMAGKAYVYSTAANLKLDSSGNRLDSDGVKLYAATMAKNVADRAIQVLGGYGYVGEYTVERLWRDAKLLEIGGGTNEAHHKNMTRELSSTLKLD